One Streptomyces sp. NBC_01237 genomic region harbors:
- a CDS encoding non-ribosomal peptide synthetase: protein MSTKDKSSLEAVLPLTPLQEGLLFHAQYDDRSGPDVYVMQLGMDIDGPLDVPALRSAAHALLERHGNLRAGFRHDGPRALQFIPKAVELPWHESDVSGLPEREREAALREITERDRAARFDLRTPPLLRFTVVRVADGRHRLLVTNHHILLDGWSAPVLVRELFELYAAGGDATALPAVTPYRYHLAWLAKQDREGAVSAWRGALDGLAEPTLLAAMPDDRSTSVLPSRVSHLLPPETARRLTERAREHGITLNTVVQAAWGLLLGRLTDRRDVTFGMTLAGRSPEIPGVHTMVGLFLNTVPVRVRIRREESLLALCGRLQDEQRTLMAHQHLGLAEIQRAAGHGDLFDTLTVLENFPVDPATLTLPGGLSVADFFSTDGAHYPLALMVIPGPSLELRFTYRSDAFGETEIEGFAERLAALLTAFADEPSARAGAVELLDADERSRLLDGWNPVPVPAPGRTVPELLALRTAEHPDRQAVVRGDRSLTYAELTARVEEIAAWLLERGVRPEEPVGIAMDRSVDFVVAVLGVLRAGAAYVPIDHRWPRSRRADVLSDSGTSLVLEQGDLPASHPVPEGGVPMPPGPERIAYVMYTSGSTGRPKGVAVTHRGIGDLVADSRFAGGAQERVLMHSAHAFDASTYEMWTPLLNGGTLVVGPPGELDMATIARTLTEGRVTAALFTTGLFRLIAAEAPETFRPLREVWAGGEAVPAASVRQVLEACPDITVVDAYGPTEVTVIAAAHPLTAERPVPDPVPIGRPFDGKQVYVLDGDLRLCPVGVPGELYVSGVGLARGYLGRAGLTSERFVANPFGAPGTRLYRTGDVVRWRTDGELEFVGRRDSQVKLRGFRIELGEIESVLAGHEAVGQVAVMVREDRPGVRQLVGYAVPAAGTPLDPDELRAWAGERLPEYMVPRPVVVLDALPLTTNGKLDTKALPVPEHTAEDTRGPRTPHEELLCGLFEEVLGLPAVSVHDNFFELGGHSLLATRLVSRVRAVLGVELSIRRVFEEPTVARLAVRLTDTPSAARTPLRPAERPERVPLSFAQRRLWFLNRMEGPSATYNIPFAVRLSGELRVDALRAAFGDVLGRHEALRTVFPDTDGEPWQRVVAAGSATVAIEVRDLPEAELSAALDAAGAVGFDLAHDLPVRARLFRTAPGEHVLCVVVHHIAGDGWSQAPLARDLGEAYRARLDGAAPDWQPLPVQYADYTLWQQRLLGDERDENSLAASQRAYWAEQLLGSPQELELPADRPRPPVATHRGAVVPVTIDPELGAGLRKLAAGTDTTPFMVFQAALAALLSRLGAGTDIPIGTPVAGRTDAATDDLIGFFVNTLVLRTDVSGDPGFVALLRRARTTALGAYAHQDLPFERLVDLVGADRSLSHNPLFQVLLAYQNNTSGELELPGLRVTGQDLLLPVAKVDLELSLAEDAGGGISGILGYSTDLFDRASAERVVGHLIALLRAVVADPVRPVRLLDILPPAQREDLLDGWNDSDRPVPAGTVPDLFARQAAAVPARPAVAGDGVTVDYATLAARAARLARLLIARGVGPEDRVALVLPRSVDLTTALLAVMTCGGAYVPVDPNHPADRIAYMIEDSEPTLVVTVSGLTARLPEHLTDPLVLDGPEAVEALAALSGAEVTDADRRTPLSVDHPAYVIYTSGSTGQPKGVSVTHRGLVSLAAWHADRLGVNSTSRIGQFAAPSFDASAWETVMALLNGAALVLTPSDGPVLGTDLTDFLTTERITHATLTPTALSGADPQAAPAGLTLVTAGEACPRELAARWSPGRRVINAYGPTETTVCATASDPVDGTVTPPIGGPIANTRVHVLDAALNLCPVGVPGELYVSGVGLARGYLGRAGLTSERFVANPFGAPGARLYRTGDVVRWRAEGVLEFVGRRDSQVKLRGFRIELGEIESVLAGCAGVDGAAVVIREDRPGVRQLVGYVVPEEGTGPDIAAVRAWAAGRLPEYMVPQAFVVVDGLPLTVNGKLDHAALPAPGSARTGGEGQGPATEAEKVLAEAFGTVLSLPEVGADDNFFELGGDSIVSIKLVSEVRKGGLVITPRDVFAHKTVAGLAAVARSVDELAPQDPDAGIGEVPLTPMTHWLRDHGGRIERFHQSVLLRVPAEVTLDTLTSAVGTVLDHHDALRLRLTVRAGEWSYAVRPRGAVDPSGCVGRVDIAGADGEKVRAVIAEQAERAVSRLSPAEGAIVRVVWFDAGPHEPGRLLVLGHHLAVDGVSWRILVPDLAEAWQAAYESRDATLQPVGTSWRRWAQWLTETAAEPAREDRVSWWADQLAPEDVPVTAEPRDPAVDTMGTQEALVLTLPETVTEPLLTKVPAAMRGGVEDVLLTAFTLAVADWRRRRGLGAGTAVLVDVERHGRQIPEGADLDISRTVGWFTSLAPVRLDLGPVSWGRVLTDPAALHKALDRVKETLREMPDEGVGFGLLRHLNPRTREELAALGTPQFGFNYLGRAEVAGNTTAGDGAAGDATAWGEAASGDRSAPNAGADGWTMSADGEVLRELGGDPGMPATHSVSLNVLVQDDVNGPRLVANWTWPRRLLSHDDVHALAEGWFRALTALSEHAAEGEPAGLALSDLSLIDLELDDLGVLEAEWRKTR from the coding sequence ATGAGCACGAAGGACAAGTCGTCGCTGGAAGCCGTACTGCCGCTCACCCCGTTGCAGGAGGGTCTGCTCTTCCACGCGCAGTACGACGACCGGTCGGGCCCGGACGTCTACGTCATGCAGCTCGGCATGGACATCGACGGCCCGCTCGACGTGCCGGCCCTGCGCTCCGCCGCGCACGCCCTGCTGGAACGGCACGGCAACCTGCGCGCCGGATTCCGGCACGACGGCCCGCGTGCGCTGCAGTTCATCCCGAAGGCGGTCGAACTGCCCTGGCACGAGAGCGATGTGTCCGGGCTGCCCGAGCGGGAGCGGGAAGCGGCCCTGCGCGAGATCACCGAACGCGACCGCGCGGCCCGCTTCGACCTGCGCACGCCCCCGTTGCTGCGGTTCACCGTGGTCCGGGTCGCGGACGGCCGGCACCGGCTGCTGGTGACCAACCACCACATCCTGCTGGACGGCTGGTCGGCCCCGGTCCTGGTACGCGAGCTGTTCGAGCTGTACGCCGCGGGCGGCGACGCCACCGCGCTGCCCGCGGTCACCCCGTACCGCTACCACCTGGCGTGGCTCGCCAAGCAGGACCGCGAGGGCGCCGTCAGCGCCTGGCGCGGTGCGCTGGACGGGCTCGCCGAGCCGACCCTGCTGGCCGCGATGCCCGACGACCGCTCCACATCGGTGCTGCCCAGCAGGGTCAGTCACCTGCTCCCCCCGGAGACGGCACGGCGGCTCACCGAGCGGGCCCGCGAGCACGGCATCACCCTCAACACCGTGGTGCAGGCCGCGTGGGGACTGCTGCTGGGCAGGCTGACCGACCGCCGGGACGTCACCTTCGGCATGACGCTGGCCGGACGCTCACCGGAGATCCCCGGTGTGCACACCATGGTCGGGCTCTTCCTCAACACCGTGCCCGTGCGGGTCCGGATCCGGCGCGAGGAGTCGCTGCTCGCGCTCTGCGGGCGGCTCCAGGACGAGCAGCGGACGCTGATGGCCCACCAGCACCTCGGTCTGGCGGAGATCCAGCGGGCGGCCGGGCACGGCGACCTGTTCGACACCCTCACCGTGCTGGAGAACTTCCCGGTCGACCCGGCCACGCTCACCCTGCCCGGCGGGCTGTCGGTCGCGGACTTCTTCTCCACGGACGGCGCGCACTACCCGCTCGCCCTCATGGTCATCCCCGGCCCGTCCCTCGAACTGCGCTTCACCTACCGGTCCGACGCCTTCGGGGAGACCGAGATCGAGGGCTTCGCCGAGCGGCTGGCCGCCCTGCTCACGGCCTTCGCCGACGAGCCCTCCGCGCGGGCCGGCGCGGTCGAGCTGCTGGACGCCGACGAGCGGTCACGGCTGCTCGACGGATGGAACCCGGTCCCCGTCCCGGCACCGGGGCGCACGGTGCCGGAACTGCTCGCGCTGCGCACCGCCGAGCACCCGGACCGGCAGGCGGTGGTCCGCGGCGACCGGTCGCTGACGTACGCGGAGCTGACCGCCCGCGTGGAGGAGATCGCCGCCTGGCTGCTGGAGCGCGGTGTGCGCCCCGAGGAGCCGGTCGGCATCGCCATGGACCGCTCCGTCGACTTCGTGGTGGCCGTGCTCGGTGTGCTCCGGGCGGGCGCCGCGTACGTACCCATCGACCACCGCTGGCCGCGCTCCCGGCGCGCGGACGTGCTGAGCGACAGCGGGACCTCGCTGGTCCTGGAGCAGGGCGACCTGCCCGCGAGCCACCCGGTGCCCGAGGGCGGCGTGCCGATGCCGCCCGGCCCGGAGCGGATCGCCTACGTCATGTACACCTCCGGCTCGACGGGCCGGCCGAAGGGGGTCGCCGTCACCCATCGCGGCATCGGGGACCTGGTCGCCGACAGCCGGTTCGCGGGCGGCGCGCAGGAGCGGGTGCTGATGCACTCGGCCCACGCGTTCGACGCGTCGACGTACGAGATGTGGACCCCGCTGCTGAACGGCGGCACCCTGGTCGTCGGCCCGCCCGGTGAGCTGGACATGGCCACCATCGCCAGGACCCTCACCGAGGGCCGGGTCACCGCGGCCCTGTTCACCACCGGCCTGTTCCGGCTGATCGCCGCCGAGGCACCGGAGACGTTCCGGCCGCTGCGCGAGGTGTGGGCGGGCGGTGAGGCGGTGCCCGCCGCGTCGGTGCGCCAGGTCCTGGAAGCCTGCCCGGACATCACGGTCGTGGACGCGTACGGACCGACCGAGGTCACCGTCATCGCCGCCGCGCACCCGCTGACCGCCGAGCGGCCCGTGCCGGACCCGGTGCCGATCGGCCGCCCCTTCGACGGCAAGCAGGTCTACGTCCTCGACGGCGACCTGCGGCTCTGCCCGGTGGGGGTGCCGGGGGAGCTGTACGTCTCCGGGGTGGGGCTGGCGCGCGGTTATCTGGGGCGTGCGGGGCTGACCTCGGAGCGGTTCGTGGCGAACCCGTTCGGTGCTCCGGGCACCCGGTTGTACCGCACCGGTGATGTGGTGCGGTGGCGCACCGACGGGGAGCTGGAGTTCGTCGGCCGCCGGGACAGCCAGGTGAAGCTGCGGGGCTTCCGCATCGAGCTGGGCGAGATCGAATCCGTACTCGCGGGCCACGAGGCGGTCGGCCAGGTCGCCGTCATGGTCCGCGAGGACCGTCCCGGTGTCCGGCAGCTCGTCGGCTACGCGGTGCCCGCCGCGGGCACCCCGCTCGACCCGGACGAACTGCGCGCCTGGGCGGGCGAGCGGCTCCCGGAGTACATGGTCCCGCGGCCGGTCGTCGTCCTGGACGCGCTGCCGCTGACCACCAACGGAAAGCTGGACACGAAGGCGCTGCCGGTTCCCGAGCACACCGCGGAGGACACCCGCGGACCGCGGACCCCGCACGAGGAGCTGCTGTGCGGGCTGTTCGAGGAGGTGCTCGGGCTGCCCGCCGTGTCCGTCCACGACAACTTCTTCGAGCTGGGCGGCCACTCGCTGCTCGCCACCCGGCTCGTCAGCCGGGTACGGGCGGTCCTGGGCGTCGAGCTGTCGATCCGGCGGGTCTTCGAGGAACCGACCGTGGCCCGGCTCGCCGTCCGGCTGACGGACACCCCCTCGGCGGCCCGGACGCCGTTGCGCCCGGCCGAGCGTCCGGAACGGGTGCCGCTGTCGTTCGCCCAGCGCAGGCTGTGGTTCCTCAACCGGATGGAGGGGCCGAGCGCCACGTACAACATCCCGTTCGCCGTCCGGCTCTCCGGAGAGCTGCGGGTCGACGCGCTGAGAGCCGCGTTCGGCGATGTGCTGGGCCGGCACGAGGCGCTGCGCACCGTGTTCCCGGACACCGACGGCGAGCCGTGGCAGCGGGTCGTCGCGGCCGGATCGGCGACGGTGGCCATCGAGGTCCGCGACCTGCCCGAGGCGGAGCTGTCCGCCGCGCTGGACGCGGCCGGTGCGGTCGGCTTCGACCTCGCGCACGACCTGCCGGTACGGGCCCGGCTCTTCCGGACCGCCCCCGGCGAGCATGTGCTGTGCGTCGTCGTCCATCACATCGCCGGGGACGGCTGGTCGCAGGCCCCGCTCGCCCGCGACCTCGGTGAGGCGTACCGGGCCCGGCTGGACGGCGCCGCACCGGACTGGCAGCCGCTGCCGGTGCAGTACGCGGACTACACGCTGTGGCAGCAGCGGCTGCTGGGCGACGAGCGGGACGAGAACAGCCTGGCCGCCTCGCAGCGGGCCTACTGGGCCGAACAGCTCCTCGGCTCCCCGCAGGAACTGGAACTCCCGGCCGACCGGCCGCGCCCGCCGGTGGCCACTCACCGGGGCGCCGTCGTGCCGGTGACGATCGACCCCGAACTGGGCGCCGGTCTGCGCAAGCTCGCCGCCGGGACCGACACCACCCCCTTCATGGTCTTCCAGGCCGCGCTGGCCGCACTGCTGTCCCGCCTCGGGGCCGGAACGGACATCCCCATCGGTACGCCGGTCGCGGGCCGGACGGACGCGGCGACCGACGACCTCATCGGGTTCTTCGTCAACACGCTGGTCCTGCGCACCGATGTGTCCGGCGACCCCGGCTTCGTCGCGCTGCTGCGCCGGGCCCGCACCACCGCACTGGGCGCCTACGCGCACCAGGACCTGCCCTTCGAGCGGCTGGTCGACCTCGTCGGCGCCGACCGCTCGCTGTCGCACAACCCGCTGTTCCAGGTGCTGCTCGCCTACCAGAACAACACCTCGGGGGAGCTGGAGCTCCCCGGCCTGCGGGTCACCGGCCAGGACCTGCTGCTGCCGGTCGCCAAGGTGGACCTGGAACTCAGCCTGGCCGAGGACGCCGGGGGCGGGATCTCCGGCATCCTCGGCTACAGCACGGACCTGTTCGACCGGGCGAGCGCGGAGCGCGTCGTCGGCCACCTGATCGCCCTGCTGCGCGCCGTCGTCGCGGACCCGGTCCGGCCGGTGCGGCTCCTGGACATCCTGCCGCCGGCACAGCGCGAGGACCTGCTCGACGGCTGGAACGACAGCGACCGGCCGGTGCCCGCCGGTACCGTCCCGGACCTGTTCGCCCGGCAGGCCGCCGCCGTCCCCGCCCGGCCCGCGGTGGCCGGTGACGGCGTCACCGTGGACTACGCCACCCTGGCCGCACGTGCCGCGCGGCTCGCCAGGCTGCTGATCGCACGCGGTGTCGGACCGGAGGACCGGGTCGCCCTGGTCCTGCCCCGGTCGGTCGACCTCACCACCGCGCTGCTCGCGGTGATGACCTGCGGCGGAGCCTACGTACCGGTCGATCCGAACCATCCGGCCGACCGGATCGCGTACATGATCGAGGACAGCGAACCCACGCTCGTGGTCACCGTCTCCGGCCTGACCGCCCGGCTCCCGGAGCACCTCACCGATCCGCTCGTCCTCGACGGCCCCGAGGCCGTCGAGGCGCTCGCGGCGCTGTCCGGGGCCGAGGTCACCGACGCCGACCGCCGTACGCCGCTGTCGGTCGACCACCCCGCGTACGTGATCTACACCTCCGGGTCCACCGGGCAGCCCAAGGGCGTCTCGGTCACGCACCGGGGACTGGTCAGCCTCGCCGCCTGGCACGCCGACCGGCTCGGGGTGAACAGCACCAGCCGGATCGGGCAGTTCGCCGCCCCCAGCTTCGACGCGTCCGCCTGGGAAACGGTCATGGCCCTGCTCAACGGCGCCGCTCTGGTCCTCACCCCGTCCGACGGTCCGGTGCTGGGCACCGACCTCACCGATTTCCTGACCACCGAGCGGATCACACACGCCACCCTCACCCCGACGGCGCTGTCCGGAGCCGATCCGCAGGCGGCACCCGCCGGGCTGACCCTGGTGACCGCCGGGGAGGCGTGCCCCCGCGAGCTGGCCGCCCGGTGGTCGCCCGGCCGCCGGGTGATCAACGCCTACGGGCCGACCGAGACCACGGTGTGCGCGACGGCGAGCGACCCGGTGGACGGCACGGTCACCCCGCCCATCGGCGGGCCGATCGCCAACACCCGGGTCCATGTCCTGGACGCCGCGCTGAACCTCTGCCCGGTGGGGGTGCCGGGGGAGCTGTATGTCTCCGGGGTGGGGCTGGCGCGCGGTTATCTGGGGCGTGCGGGGCTGACCTCGGAGCGGTTCGTGGCGAACCCGTTCGGTGCTCCGGGGGCCCGGCTGTACCGCACCGGTGATGTGGTGCGGTGGCGCGCCGAAGGAGTGCTGGAGTTCGTCGGCCGCCGGGACAGCCAGGTGAAGCTGCGGGGCTTCCGCATCGAGCTGGGCGAGATCGAATCCGTACTCGCGGGCTGTGCCGGGGTCGACGGCGCGGCCGTCGTCATCCGTGAGGACCGGCCCGGTGTACGCCAGCTCGTCGGCTATGTGGTGCCCGAGGAGGGCACCGGCCCGGACATCGCCGCCGTGCGCGCGTGGGCGGCCGGGCGGCTGCCGGAGTACATGGTGCCGCAGGCGTTCGTGGTCGTGGACGGTCTGCCCCTGACGGTCAACGGGAAACTGGACCACGCGGCCCTGCCCGCACCCGGGTCCGCCCGTACCGGCGGCGAGGGCCAGGGGCCCGCCACGGAGGCGGAGAAGGTGCTCGCCGAGGCGTTCGGCACGGTGCTCTCGCTGCCCGAGGTGGGCGCCGACGACAACTTCTTCGAGCTGGGCGGCGACAGCATCGTCTCCATCAAGCTGGTCAGCGAGGTGCGCAAGGGCGGGCTGGTCATCACCCCCCGGGACGTGTTCGCGCACAAGACGGTCGCCGGACTCGCGGCGGTCGCCCGCTCCGTCGACGAACTGGCCCCGCAGGACCCCGACGCCGGTATCGGCGAGGTGCCGCTCACCCCGATGACGCACTGGCTGCGTGACCACGGCGGCCGTATCGAGCGGTTCCACCAGTCGGTGCTGCTGCGGGTGCCCGCGGAGGTCACCCTGGACACGCTGACCTCCGCGGTCGGTACCGTGCTCGACCACCACGACGCGCTGCGGCTGCGGCTGACCGTGCGCGCGGGGGAGTGGTCCTACGCGGTCCGGCCGCGCGGCGCGGTGGACCCGTCCGGCTGTGTGGGCCGGGTCGACATCGCCGGTGCGGACGGCGAGAAGGTACGGGCCGTCATCGCCGAACAGGCGGAGCGGGCGGTGTCGCGCCTGTCCCCGGCCGAGGGCGCGATCGTACGGGTCGTCTGGTTCGACGCCGGTCCCCACGAGCCGGGCCGGCTGCTGGTCCTCGGCCACCACCTGGCCGTCGACGGGGTGTCCTGGCGGATTCTCGTACCCGACCTGGCCGAGGCGTGGCAGGCGGCGTACGAGTCCAGGGACGCCACGCTCCAGCCGGTCGGCACCTCGTGGCGCCGGTGGGCGCAGTGGCTCACCGAGACGGCCGCCGAACCCGCCCGCGAGGACCGGGTCTCCTGGTGGGCCGACCAGCTCGCCCCCGAGGACGTCCCGGTGACGGCGGAGCCGCGGGACCCGGCCGTCGACACCATGGGCACCCAGGAAGCGCTCGTCCTGACCCTGCCGGAAACGGTCACCGAACCGCTCCTGACGAAGGTGCCCGCCGCGATGCGCGGCGGCGTCGAGGACGTGCTGCTGACCGCGTTCACCCTGGCGGTCGCCGACTGGCGGCGGCGGCGCGGGCTGGGCGCGGGCACCGCGGTGCTGGTCGACGTCGAGCGCCACGGCCGGCAGATCCCGGAGGGGGCCGACCTCGACATCTCCCGTACGGTCGGCTGGTTCACCAGCCTCGCGCCGGTACGGCTGGATCTCGGGCCGGTGTCGTGGGGCCGGGTCCTCACCGACCCCGCCGCCCTGCACAAGGCCCTCGACCGGGTCAAGGAGACGCTGCGGGAGATGCCGGATGAGGGCGTGGGCTTCGGCCTGCTGCGCCACCTCAACCCGCGCACCCGCGAGGAGCTGGCCGCGCTCGGCACACCGCAGTTCGGCTTCAACTACCTGGGCCGGGCCGAAGTCGCCGGGAACACGACCGCCGGGGACGGAGCCGCCGGGGATGCGACAGCCTGGGGCGAGGCGGCCTCCGGTGACCGGTCGGCACCGAACGCCGGGGCCGACGGATGGACCATGTCCGCGGACGGCGAGGTGCTCCGGGAGCTCGGCGGCGACCCCGGCATGCCCGCCACGCACTCCGTATCGCTCAACGTGCTCGTCCAGGACGACGTGAACGGCCCCCGGCTGGTCGCCAACTGGACCTGGCCGCGACGCCTGCTGAGCCACGACGACGTACACGCGCTGGCCGAGGGATGGTTCCGCGCGCTCACCGCCCTCTCGGAGCACGCCGCCGAGGGGGAGCCGGCCGGCCTCGCCCTGTCGGACCTGTCACTGATCGACCTCGAACTCGACGATCTCGGGGTACTGGAAGCTGAGTGGAGGAAGACCCGGTGA